The Tripterygium wilfordii isolate XIE 37 chromosome 5, ASM1340144v1, whole genome shotgun sequence genome window below encodes:
- the LOC119998416 gene encoding glucan endo-1,3-beta-glucosidase 2-like, whose amino-acid sequence MALLLLLILLGVSAVTADEDSFVGVNIGTDLSDMPHPTQVVALLKAQQIRHVRLYNADQGMLVALANTGIRVMVSLPNEQLLGIGQSNSTAANWVSHNVVAHYPATNITAICVGSEVLTGLPNAAPVLVNALKFIHSALVASNLDRQIKVSTPLSTSIILDSFPPSQAFFNRSLNPVLIPMLNFLQSTGSYLMLNIYPYYDYMQSNGVIPLDYALFKSLPSNKEAVDANTLVHYSNVFDAMVDAAYFAMAFLNFTNIPIVVTESGWPSKGDSNEPDATLDNANTYNSNLIRHVLNKTGTPKHPGIAVSTYIYELYNEDTKPGPVSEKNWGLFNANGEPVYILHLAGSGSMLANDTNNQTYCIAKEGSDPKMLQAALDWACGAGKVDCSVLSQGEPCYEPDSMIAHATYAFDTYYHQMGKAPGTCDFNGVAAVTTTNPSHGSCVFPGSLGRSINGTISNITAPSMNSTISDSAAQKLHHGAFTPVMLATVGLWSLVFL is encoded by the exons ATGGCTTTGTTGCTTCTACTTATTCTTTTAGGAGTTTCTGCTGTTACAGCTGATGAAG ATTCCTTTGTTGGTGTGAATATAGGAACAGACCTTTCAGACATGCCACACCCAACTCAAGTAGTGGCTCTACTTAAAGCCCAGCAGATCCGACATGTCCGTCTGTATAATGCTGACCAGGGCATGCTTGTTGCACTAGCGAATACTGGCATTCGAGTCATGGTGTCTCTTCCCAATGAACAACTCCTTGGGATTggtcaatcaaattcaactgcagCAAATTGGGTCTCCCATAATGTTGTAGCTCATTACCCTGCGACCAACATCACTGCAATATGCGTAGGGtctgaagtcttaactggccTCCCGAATGCTGCACCAGTGCTTGTGAATGCCCTGAAGTTCATTCACTCAGCCTTGGTGGCATCCAATCTAGATCGCCAAATCAAAGTTTCAACGCCCCTTTCTACCTCTATTATTCTTGATTCTTTCCCTCCTTCCCAAGCCTTCTTTAACCGCTCATTGAATCCAGTTTTGATTCCGATGCTTAACTTTTTGCAGTCCACAGGTTCCTATCTCATGCTCAATATATACCCTTACTATGACTACATGCAATCAAATGGTGTAATTCCATTAGACTATGCACTCTTCAAGTCTCTCCCTTCAAACAAAGAAGCAGTTGATGCTAACACCCTTGTCCACTATTCCAATGTGTTCGATGCCATGGTTGATGCTGCATACTTTGCCATGGCATTCTTGAACTTCACTAATATTCCCATCGTAGTGACTGAATCGGGCTGGCCATCAAAGGGTGACTCTAATGAGCCTGATGCAACTTTGGATAATGCCAACACTTACAACAGCAATTTGATTAGGCATGTGCTGAACAAAACCGGAACTCCAAAACACCCTGGAATTGCTGTTAGTACTTACATATATGAACTTTATAACGAGGATACGAAGCCAGGTCCAGTCTCAGAGAAGAACTGGGGTTTATTTAACGCGAATGGGGAGCCTGTATACATCTTGCACCTGGCAGGGTCAGGATCCATGTTGGCAAATGATACCAATAACCAAACTTATTGTATTGCAAAGGAAGGCTCCGATCCTAAGATGTTGCAGGCTGCTTTAGACTGGGCATGTGGAGCTGGCAAGGTTGATTGTTCGGTTTTATCGCAGGGAGAACCATGCTATGAACCAGACAGTATGATTGCACATGCTACCTATGCTTTCGACACTTACTATCATCAGATGGGGAAGGCTCCTGGGACATGTGACTTTAATGGAGTTGCAGCAGTCACTACCACCAATCCAA GTCATGGTTCATGTGTCTTCCCAGGAAG CCTTGGGAGAAGTATAAATGGCACCATCTCCAATATCACAGCGCCATCTATGAACTCGACGATTTCTGATTCCGCTGCGCAGAAACTTCACCATGGAGCTTTTACACCCGTAATGCTTGCCACAGTTGGACTATGGAGCTTAGTTTTCTTGTAG
- the LOC119999154 gene encoding putative disease resistance protein RGA3 produces the protein MGHKVKELREGLDEIAVERSKIHLTELVDNRLVGRIKREMIDSLLRTSNVIGRESDKEILVNKFLLDPIMGGDISMIPIVGIGGLGKTTLAKVLYNDERVDKHFDVKIWVCVSESVEKEQIIVSMLKSLALQNRGNLDPDQLQKDLLEGGAAGSKDIVTTCWISVATTIGTVSSYDLKGLSHEQCFSLFMNLAFRKREEDFHPHLKTIGYDIVKKCGGLPLAVKTLGTLLYLKTDYERYWEFVRDNEI, from the exons ATGGGTCATAAAGTGAAGGAACTTAGGGAGGGACTAGATGAGATTGCAGTTGAAAGGTCTAAAATTCATCTCACAGAGCTAGTTGACAACCGATTAGTTGGTCgaataaagagagagatgattGATTCTCTGTTGCGTACATCAAATGTTATTGGAAGGGAGAGTGATAAGGAAATACTAGTCAACAAGTTTCTCTTAGATCCGATTATGGGTGGAGATATCTCTATGATTCCGATCGTTGGAATCGGAGGTCTTGGAAAGACAACACTTGCAAAGGTGCTATACAACGATGAGAGAGTAGATAAACATTTTGATGTCAAGATTTGGGTATGCGTATCTGAAAGTGTTGAGAAGGAACAGATCATAGTAAGCATGCTCAAGTCCTTAGCTCTTCAAAATCGCGGAAACTTGGATCCCGACCAATTACAAAA GGATTTATTGGAGGGAGGTGCTGCTGGAAGTAAAGACATAGTCACTACTTGCTGGATCTCGGTTGCAACGACTATTGGTACTGTCTCCTCATATGACTTAAAGGGTCTTTCTCATGAACAATGTTTCTCTTTGTTTATGAACTTGGCATTTAGAAAAAGGGAAGAGGATTTCCATCCACATCTCAAGACGATAGGATATGACATTGTGAAGAAATGCGGAGGGCTTCCTTTAGCTGTGAAGACATTGGGGACTCTTTTATATTTGAAAACCGATTATGAACGTTATTGGGAATTCGTAAGAGATAATGAGATATAG
- the LOC119999153 gene encoding uncharacterized protein LOC119999153, with protein MSNPAYPTTSSLPIFAGEKYDYWSTILRTYFKSKSLWEFIEFGCPVCITDENESSGTSGKKGSGKGVVDEAKKKEIEKDNTAVLVIQTTVAEVIFPRISNANCAKQTRDILSTEYQRHSKVRVVKLHSLRRELMNLLMKEGELIKDYYTRVMDVVNRLRICGEDMPDRRVIEKILISLTPKYNNIVTTVEETKDLDSMNVSDLIGSLEAHETRVKIEGLNVDTLESAYQMRMSQESNKSQGGSSSSSGWNKRSGTRPQCTFCKREGHSEESCWAKTKPQCSLCKKEGHVEEHCWNKGKPQCRSCGKFGHLQKECRSKDKDKQQANLAQKTDEESLFLACFKTTPTKNSVWFLDSGASNHMTANISLFKELDHSFTTQVVLGKGESVRVEGKGVVSVNTTKGRSLIRDVIKNKKLVVSVKMQRKRSFQLDFYFPVVSQNNSELALKMTTEESHLGYQRLGHLSSQNLKRIQDLKLVSDLPRIDVKSLICSSCMEGKQKRKPLHNDSIWRATEYLELVHTDMCGPMHTPTSENVKVGLLWRWQRLYWLEKKLPKWLWTEAVNTSVYLLNRCPTSAVQGRTPLEAWTGIFLGYSHQSKGFRVYNLETKKLVIARDVEVDEKAVWDWTEGIIKPSSITTTGDIHASSSPEVREADDCFDGDHEDQDFMISDADSLAGGITDAVLEDYDDSLNDQGGLTNVSSESPVRKYKSLADISSESPMRKYRSFTDVYEYCKLTALEPNTLGEAFKNRVWAEAMEEELKQIEKNETWQLVDLRADKEAIGVKWVYKTKLNPDNTVQKYKARLVAKGYSQQFGKDYTETFAPVACMETVRLIIALAAQKKWKLHHLDVKSAFLNGFLEEEVFVQQPPGFVKQGAESQVLKLNKALYGLKQAPRAWYSRIDVYFTSQGFKKSPSESTLYVKEGGNGKKIIVSLYVDDLVLTRNDEGLIEDFKKNMKENFEMNDLGLMTYFLGIEIDQQEGHVFIWQRKYTQELLNRFGMEDCKAVATPVVAHEKFYIEDAQRLIMDFTDA; from the exons ATGTCGAATCCAGCATATCCAACAACAAGCAGTCTGCCCATCTTTGCAGGTGAGAAGTATGACTACTGGTCTACTATTTTACGTACGTATTTCAAATCAAAAAGCTTATGGGAGTTCATTGAGTTTGGATGTCCTGTGTGTATAACTGATGAAAATGAATCCAGCGGAACGTCGGGGAAAAAGGGGTCTGGAAAGGGTGTTGTTGATGAGgctaaaaaaaaagagatagaaAAGGACAATACTGCTGTTCTGGTTATTCAAACCACCGTGGCTGAAGTAATTTTTCCACGTATTTCGAATGCTAACTGTGCAAAGCAGACTCGGGATATTCTCAGTACAGAGTATCAAAGACACTCCAAGGTACGAGTTGTCAAACTCCATAGTCTTCGTAGAGAGTTGATGAATTTATTGATGAAGGAAGGTGAACTCATTAAGGATTACTACACTAGAGTAATGGATGTTGTGAATCGTTTACGAATCTGTGGTGAAGACATGCCTGATAGGAGGGTGATAGAGAAgattcttattagtctaactccAAAGTACAACAATATAGTGACCACtgttgaagaaacaaaagatcTAGATAGTATGAATGTTAGTGACTTGATTGGCTCCCTAGAGGCTCATGAGACTCGTGTAAAAATAGAGGGCCTTAATGTTGATACCTTGGAGAGTGCTTATCAAATGAGGATGAGTCAAGAAAGTAATAAGAGTCAGGGTGGTAGTTCATCTTCTAGTGGTTGGAACAAACGATCAGGGACCAGGCCTCAGTGCACATTTTGCAAGAGGGAAGGTCACTCAGAGGAATCTTGTTGGGCTAAGACAAAACCACAGTGCTCATTATGTAAGAAAGAAGGTCATGTGGAGGAGCATTGTTGGAATAAAGGGAAGCCTCAATGTAGAAGTTGTGGTAAATTTGGGCATCTACAGAAAGAGTGTAGAAGTAAAGACAAAGATAAACAACAAGCAAATCTAGCCCAGAAGACTGATGAAGAGTCTTTATTTCTGGCCTGTTTCAAGACAACTCCGACAAAGAACTCTGTTTGGTTTCTTGATTCAGGTGCAAGTAATCATATGACAGCCAATATATCTTTATTCAAAGAGTTGGATCATTCATTCACCACTCAAGTAGTTCTGGGGAAAGGGGAATCAGTCAGAGTCGAAGGTAAAGGTGTTGTATCTGTTAATACCACGAAAGGAAGGTCTTTAATTCGAGATGTGAT TAAAAACAAGAAATTGGTTGTTTCTGTCAAGATGCAGAGAAAAAGAAGTTTTCAGCTGGATTTTTACTTTCCAGTAGTGTCTCAAAATAACTCAGAGCTAGCTTTAAAGATGACTACAGAAGAATCCCATCTGGGGTATCAAAGGCTAGGTCATCTGAGTTCTCAAAACTTGAAGAGAATTCAAGATCTCAAACTGGTCTCTGATTTACCTAGAATTGACGTCAAGTCTCTAATCTGCAGCAGCTGTATGGAAGGCAAGCAGAAGCGTAAGCCTTTGCATAATGACTCTATCTGGAGAGCCACAGAGTACCTCGAACTTGTGCATACTGATATGTGCGGTCCCATGCATACTCCTACTTCGGAG AACGTAAAAGTAGGACTATTATGGAGATGGCAAAGACTATACTGGCTGGAAAAAAAACTTCCCAAGTGGCTATGGACAGAAGCAGTTAATACATCTGTCTATCTACTAAATAGATGTCCTACCAGTGCTGTGCAGGGCAGGACTCCCTTGGAGGCTTGGACAG GTATCTTTCTAGGCTACAGTCACCAATCTAAAGGATTCAGGGTGTATAATCTGGAAACTAAGAAGTTGGTTATTGCTAGAGATGTGGAGGTTGATGAGAAAGCAGTTTGGGACTGGACTGAGGGTATTATCAAACCCTCTTCTATTACTACAACTGGCGACATACATGCCAGTTCTTCACCTGAAGTGAGAGAAGCAGATGATTGTTTTGATGGTGATCATGAAGATCAGGATTTCATGATTTCTGATGCTGACAGTCTTGCAGGAGGGATTACTGATGCTGTCCTGGAAGATTATGATGATAGTCTGAATGATCAAGGAGGTCTTACTAATGTCAGTTCTGAATCTCCAGTGAGGAAATATAAAAGTCTTGCTGATATAAGTTCTGAATCTCCAATGAGGAAGTATAGAAGTTTTACTGACGTCTATGAGTATTGTAAATTGACTGCATTAGAGCCCAACACTCTTGGAGAAGCCTTCAAGAATAGAGTTTGGGCGGAAGCAATGGAAGAAGAGTTGAAACAGATTGAGAAGAATGAAACTTGGCAGTTAGTTGATCTTCGTGCAGATAAGGAGGCAATTGGTGTGAAATGGGtgtataaaacaaaattaaatccTGACAATACAGTTCAAAAATACAAGGCCAGGTTAGTGGCCAAGGGGTATTCTCAGCAATTTGGAAAGGACTACACAGAAACCTTCGCTCCTGTGGCTTGTATGGAAACAGTGAGACTTATAATTGCTCTGGCGGCTCAAAAAAAATGGAAGTTGCACCACCTTGATGTAAAATCAGCCTTCTTGAATGGGTTTCTGGAAGaggaagtttttgtgcaacaacCACCAGGTTTTGTTAAACAAGGAGCAGAATCTCAagtgttgaaattgaacaaagcTCTCTATGGTCTTAAGCAAGCTCCAAGAGCTTGGTACAGTAGAATTGATGTATATTTTACCAGTCAAGGTTTCAAGAAAAGTCCTAGTGAATCCACTCTCTATGTCAAAGAAGGAGGAAATGGGAAAAAGATAATAGTATctctttatgttgatgatctagTCCTAACTAGAAATGATGAAGGGCTTATAGAAGATTTCAAAAAGAATATGAAAGAGAATTTTGAAATGAATGATTTGGGTCTCATGACTTATTTTCTGGGCATTGAAATTGATCAACAAGAAGGACATGTTTTTATTTGGCAGCGCAAGTATACTCAAGAACTTTTGAACCGATTTGGCATGGAGGATTGCAAGGCTGTTGCCACTCCTGTTGTAGCACATGAGAAATTTTATATAGAAGATGCCCAAAGGCTGATCATGGACTTTACAGATGCATGA